The Nostoc sp. UHCC 0926 nucleotide sequence AATCTTCTAGCTTGGGCTAAGAGCAATCAGCAGTTTATTGACACACAACTGCTGAAGCATGGAGGAATACTTTTCCGAAACTTCAAGTTAAAAGGAACTGCTGAGTTTGAGGAGTTCATCATAGTTGTTTCTGGAAAGTTGCTTCAATATCGAGAGCGTTCATCACCCAGGAGTCAGGTGAGTGGCAACATCTATACTTCAACTGATTACCCTGCCACTCACAGCATTTTTCTACATAACGAGAATTCTTACCAGCATACCTGGCCTTTAAAAATCTTCTTTTTCTGTATTACACCTGCTATTCAAGGAGGAGAAACGCCAATTGCTGACGTTCGCAAAGTTTTTGAACGAATTCACCCTATGATTAAAGAGCGCTTCATACAAAAGCAGGTTATGTATGTCCGCAACTTTAATAACAGATTTGGTCTGCCTTGGCAAACGGTCTTTCAGACTACGGATAAGGTAGAAGTTGAAGAGTATTGCCGTAGCAATGGCATTGAGGTTGAATGGAAGGATGGAAATTGTCTTAGAACCAGACAAGTTCGTCAAGCTATTGTTAAGCACCCCCAAACAGGTGAAATGGTCTGGTTCAATCATGCTGCTTTTTTTCACGTATCAACTTTAGAACCAACGATACGCGAAGCCTTATTGGCAGAATATGAACAAGAATATCTCCCAAATAATACCTATTATGGTGATGGATCTTCGATTGAGTCCTCAGTTTTAGACGAAATTCGCGAAGCTTATCGTCAAGAAACAGTCACTTTCCAATGGCAGAAGGGGGACATTTTGATGTTAGACAATATGTTAGTGGCTCATGGACGAGCACCATTTATAGGCTCACGAAAAGTCGTAGTTGGAATGGCAGAACCAATTTGTAGCAAAGACATTTAGCATCAAATTGATCATTTTAACTTAAGAACAAATAATCTTTTAGTTTTTTAAATAAGTCAAATATCAATCAATCTATTGATGAATGAAACAAGAAAATGAATACCAGTAATGAGTCGTTAATAAATTAGAGTATCCGAGGTAGAAACGTGCAAAAGGAAATGATTGAGGGTTATCGACTCTCTCCCCAGCAAAAGCATCTGTGGTTGTTGCAGCAGACTGACGATAACCAAGCTTATCGTGCCCAATGTGCTATTAAAATTGACGGAAACCTTGATACAACAACTTTAAAGATGGCTTTACAGGATGTTGTAAATCGACACGAGATCCTTCGCACCAAATTTCATTGTCTGCCTGAAATGATAATCCCATGTCAGGTCATTGCTGATAGCACCATACTGTCGTTACAACACCACAATTTTAAAGGTATAAATCCGCAAGAACAAAATGCGAATATTGAGACGCTTTTTGATGAAATTAGCAAGCAGCATTTTGACTTGGAGCATACACCACTGTTGCATACAACTTTGGTTGAACTATCATCGTCTCATTACCTGCTGTTCTTCAGTTTGCCAGCTATCTGTGCGGATACAGCAACACTCAATAATTTAGTGCGCGAAATCAGCCGTTCATATGCAGCATACTTGGACGGTAAACCACTATCAGATGAACCAATACAGTACGCTGATGTTTCCGAGATTTTCAATGAGTTAATTGAGTCTGAGGAAACAGAGTTAGGAAAAGAGTATTGGCGTCAACAAGATATCTCTGCTATTTTTACTTTTAAATTTCCTTTTGAACATCAACCTACCGAAAACCAGGAGTTCACACCTAAATTTATAACCCGGACAATTAATCCAGAACTGGCACTGAATATTGAAGCGACCGCAGGGACGTATAATATTTCAACTTCTATATTGTTCTTAACTTGTTGGCAGGTTTTGATTGGACGAATTACCGGATACTTAGACGTGATTGTCGGTACCGCCTATGATGGACGAACATATGAGGGACTAGAGGAAGCGTTAGGGCTGTTTGGGAAATATTTACCGCTTCATTGTCATCTGACAGAAAATCTCCAATTCAGCGAGATGTTGAAACAGGTTAACCAATCGATCAGTAAGCTTTCAGAATGGCAGGAGTATTTTACTTGGGAACAGAATGTTGAATCGCCCAGCAATGGAATAGAGTTATCATTTTTTCCTATTGGTTTCGAGTTTGAGGAGCGGGATGCTAAATATTCTGTAGGCAATGTCTCCTTTTCTATCTCCAAGCAGTATAGTTGTGTTGAGAGATTCAAAGTTAAACTCTGCTGTGTTCGTTGGGATGAGTCTTTGAGCTACGAATTTCACTACGATGCTAACGTCTTTGCAGTAGAAGATATCCAACGTCTAGCGGGTCAATTTGAAACTTTGTTAGCCAGCGTTGTCAAGAATCCTTCTGGAGCGATCGCTTCTTTCGACATCCTCAGCCCTCTTGAGCGAGAGCAACTTTTAGTTGAATTCAACAACACAAAAACTGCTGTCCCCCAATACCAATGCATACACCACTGGTTTGAATCACAGTGCGATCGCACCCCTGACAACATCGCCGTGGTTTGTGAAAACCAGCAACTAACCTACCAGCAGCTTAACGCACGGGCAAATCAATTGGCTCATCACCTACAAAAAATGGGCGTCGAGTCAGAAGTTATGGTAGGTATTTGTGTAGAGCGATCGCTCGAAATGGTTGTAGGAGTATTGGGCATTCTCAAAGCAGGTGGAGCTTATCTGCCATTAGATCCCGTCTATCCCAAAGAAAGATTAACTTTCATTTTAGAAGAAAGCTGTACGCCCGTGCTGTTAACCCAACAGCGGTTGCTGTCCATTCTTCCGGAACACAGTGCTGAATTACTCTGCCTAGACAATGACTGGGACAGGATTGCCCAAGAAAGTACACACAACCCTATCAGTAAGACGACTTCTGACAACCTAGCTTACATCATTTATACCTCTGGCTCTACTGGCAAGCCCAAGGGAACATTAATCCCCCATCAAGGCTTAGTCAATTACCTCACCTGGTGTACCCAAGCCTATGCAGTCTCTCTAGGGGAGGGGTCTACCGTTCACTCAACGCTTGCTTTCGACCTCACCATTACCGGATTGTTTTCTCCTTTACTGGTAGGGCGACAGGTAGAACTTATCCCAGAAGACCAAAGCATGGAGTCTTTAGGTAATGCTTTACGTAACCACACAAACTATAGCTTAGTCAAAATTACGCCAGCCCAATTGCAATTACTTGAGAAGCAGTTATTACCATCAGAAGCTGCGGATCGAACCAGAGCTTTTATTATCGGCGGTGAAAACCTGTTAGCAGAAAATATCACCTTCTGGCAAAATTTTGCGCCAGACACGATCCTAGTGAATGAATATGGACCTACAGAGACTGTTGTCGGTTGTTGCATTTATCAGGTGCCTCTTGGTGATAGAGTATCGGGTTGTATTCCTATTGGTCGTCCAATTGCCAACACCGAGCTTTATGTACTCAATCAATACCATCAGGTTGTACCAATAGGAGTTCCAGGTGAACTCTATATTGGCGGTGCTGGTTTAGCTAGAGGGTATCTCAATCGCCCCGAACTAACAGCCCAAAAGTTTATTCCCAATCCTTTCAGTCAAGAAAAAGGAACACGGTTGTACAAGACGGGAGACCTAGTTCGTTATCGGTTGGACGGAAATCTAGAGTTCTTGGAGCGGATTGACCATCAGGTAAAAGTAAGAGGTTTCCGCATTGAGTTAGGAGAGATTGAGGGATTACTCAGACAATACCCAGGAGTACGGGAGACAGTAGTCATGGCACGGGAGGATGTGCCTGGTGACCAGCGTTTGGTGGCTTATGTGGTTTCCGAAGCGGATACAACTCCTATTCCTAGTGAACTGCGGAGTTATCTCAAACAGCATTTGCCAGAGTATATGCTGCCGTCAGCGTTTCTACTAATGGATGCCCTGCCATTAACAACCAATGGCAAAGTAGATCGTCGGGCATTACCTGCTCCAGACCAAACACGCACCGAACTCCAAGAAACTTTTGTAGCTCCTTCCACACCAATAGAGCAGATGCTAGCTGCAATTTGGGCGCAAATCCTCGGTCTAGAGCAAGTCGGTATCCACGACGACTTCTTTGAGTTGGGCGGACACTCGCTGCTGGGGACTCAGGTGATTTCCCAGGTGCGAAAAGTTTTTCAGCAAGAGCTTCCTTTACGTCGCTTATTTGAACAACCAACAATAGCAGGGCTAGCTAAAGACATTGAAAAAGCAACCATTGCAGGTAATAGACTGCAAGCAACAACTATTGAGCGGATTTCCCGCTCGCAAGAGTTACCCCTATCCTTTGCCCAGGAGCGACTGTGGTTCCTTGCCCAACTAGAACCAAATAACCCCTTCTACAACGTTCCTGGTGCTGTTCGCTTACAGGGACAATTAAACCAAGAAGCACTACAACAAAGTTTCAACGAAGTTTTACGCCGCCACGAAGCGTTGCGAACAAATTTCAAAACTGTAGATGGGCAATCCGTAGCAGTTATATCATCAGTTACACCGCTACTGTTGTCTGTAGTTGATATCAGTGAGCTACCTTCAAATCAACAAGAATCTCAAATCATACAGCTAACAAACTTTGAAGCACAACAACTGTTTAACCTTAACAGCGACCTTCTGTTGCGGGTGAAACTACTGCGTCTTTGTGAGCAAGAGCACATATTACTACTGACGATGCATCATATTGCCTCTGATGTTTGGTCAATTGGTGTGCTAGTGCGTGAGGTGGCAGCACTTTATCAAGCCTTCAGTACTGGGCTAACCTCACCATTGCCCGAACTGCCAATCCAATATGTAGACTTCGCAGCTTGGCAGCGGCAATGGTTACAAGGAGAAGTGTTAGAGTCCCAGATGTCTTACTGGCGAAAGCAGTTAGAGGGCGCACCAACAGTACTAGAGTTACCCACTGACCACCCACGACCCGCCGTTCAGACCTTTCAAGGTGCTACCTATTCATTTGAGTTATCTCTTGAGCTATATGCTGCCCTGAATAAATTAAGCCAGCGCCAAGGAGCCACCTTATTTATGACTCTGCTGGCAGCTTTTATGACCCTACTATGGCGTTACACAGGACAAGAAGATATTGTGGTGGGTTCACCCATCGCCAACCGCAATCGAGCCGAGATAGAAGGGTTAATTGGATTTTTTGTCAATATCCAGGTACTGCGAACTAACTTGGCAGGTAATCCCACCTTTTGGGAGCTACTCACACGTGTGCGGGAAATGGCATTAGGAGCCTATGCTCACCAAGATTTGCCTTTTGAGCAGTTGGTAGAGGAACTGCAACCACAGCGAGACTTAAGTCACACGCCACTGTTCCAGGTGATGTTTGCGCTTCAGAATGCACCGATGTCGGCGTTAGAATTGCCTGGTTTAACTTTAACTCCTCTAGAAAGCGACAGTGGTGCTGCCAAGTTTGATTTAACGCTGTATATGACAGAAAGAGCACAAGGGCTAGTTGCTACTCTGGAGTACAATACTGATTTATTCAAGTTAAGTACTGTAAGCCGGATGGCTGAGCATTTGCAGAGCTTGCTTAGGGGGATTGTTGCCAATCCACAGCAGCGTTTGTCAGATTTACCACTGTTGACTCAAGGCGAGAAGGCGCTGCTAGTACAGTGGAATGATATGCAGGTTGAGTATCCTCAACACCAGTGCATCCATCAGTTGTTTGAGGCTCAGGTAGAGCATACACCCGATGCTGTAGCAGTAGTGTTTGAAGATGAGCAACTAACTTACTGTGAATTAAGCGCAAGAGCTAATCAACTGGCGCACTACCTGCGATCACTAGGTGTAAGACCAGAGGTACTGGTGGGAATTTGTGTGGAGCGATCACTCTTAATGCTCATCGGACTGTTGGGCATTCTCAAAGCCGATGGCGCTTATGTACCGCTTGATCCAGCGTATCCACATGAGCGCTTAGCTTTCGTATTGCAAGATGCACAGGTGTCAGTATTACTAACACAGCAGCACTTGATAGAGAATTTGCCACAGCATCAGACTAGGGTTGTTTGTC carries:
- a CDS encoding TauD/TfdA family dioxygenase codes for the protein MKSIDTYKKKRLPNSKRQAVSWSQEGLIEAKLLKLGTLLPLMLQPTVEDVNLLAWAKSNQQFIDTQLLKHGGILFRNFKLKGTAEFEEFIIVVSGKLLQYRERSSPRSQVSGNIYTSTDYPATHSIFLHNENSYQHTWPLKIFFFCITPAIQGGETPIADVRKVFERIHPMIKERFIQKQVMYVRNFNNRFGLPWQTVFQTTDKVEVEEYCRSNGIEVEWKDGNCLRTRQVRQAIVKHPQTGEMVWFNHAAFFHVSTLEPTIREALLAEYEQEYLPNNTYYGDGSSIESSVLDEIREAYRQETVTFQWQKGDILMLDNMLVAHGRAPFIGSRKVVVGMAEPICSKDI
- a CDS encoding amino acid adenylation domain-containing protein, with the translated sequence MIEGYRLSPQQKHLWLLQQTDDNQAYRAQCAIKIDGNLDTTTLKMALQDVVNRHEILRTKFHCLPEMIIPCQVIADSTILSLQHHNFKGINPQEQNANIETLFDEISKQHFDLEHTPLLHTTLVELSSSHYLLFFSLPAICADTATLNNLVREISRSYAAYLDGKPLSDEPIQYADVSEIFNELIESEETELGKEYWRQQDISAIFTFKFPFEHQPTENQEFTPKFITRTINPELALNIEATAGTYNISTSILFLTCWQVLIGRITGYLDVIVGTAYDGRTYEGLEEALGLFGKYLPLHCHLTENLQFSEMLKQVNQSISKLSEWQEYFTWEQNVESPSNGIELSFFPIGFEFEERDAKYSVGNVSFSISKQYSCVERFKVKLCCVRWDESLSYEFHYDANVFAVEDIQRLAGQFETLLASVVKNPSGAIASFDILSPLEREQLLVEFNNTKTAVPQYQCIHHWFESQCDRTPDNIAVVCENQQLTYQQLNARANQLAHHLQKMGVESEVMVGICVERSLEMVVGVLGILKAGGAYLPLDPVYPKERLTFILEESCTPVLLTQQRLLSILPEHSAELLCLDNDWDRIAQESTHNPISKTTSDNLAYIIYTSGSTGKPKGTLIPHQGLVNYLTWCTQAYAVSLGEGSTVHSTLAFDLTITGLFSPLLVGRQVELIPEDQSMESLGNALRNHTNYSLVKITPAQLQLLEKQLLPSEAADRTRAFIIGGENLLAENITFWQNFAPDTILVNEYGPTETVVGCCIYQVPLGDRVSGCIPIGRPIANTELYVLNQYHQVVPIGVPGELYIGGAGLARGYLNRPELTAQKFIPNPFSQEKGTRLYKTGDLVRYRLDGNLEFLERIDHQVKVRGFRIELGEIEGLLRQYPGVRETVVMAREDVPGDQRLVAYVVSEADTTPIPSELRSYLKQHLPEYMLPSAFLLMDALPLTTNGKVDRRALPAPDQTRTELQETFVAPSTPIEQMLAAIWAQILGLEQVGIHDDFFELGGHSLLGTQVISQVRKVFQQELPLRRLFEQPTIAGLAKDIEKATIAGNRLQATTIERISRSQELPLSFAQERLWFLAQLEPNNPFYNVPGAVRLQGQLNQEALQQSFNEVLRRHEALRTNFKTVDGQSVAVISSVTPLLLSVVDISELPSNQQESQIIQLTNFEAQQLFNLNSDLLLRVKLLRLCEQEHILLLTMHHIASDVWSIGVLVREVAALYQAFSTGLTSPLPELPIQYVDFAAWQRQWLQGEVLESQMSYWRKQLEGAPTVLELPTDHPRPAVQTFQGATYSFELSLELYAALNKLSQRQGATLFMTLLAAFMTLLWRYTGQEDIVVGSPIANRNRAEIEGLIGFFVNIQVLRTNLAGNPTFWELLTRVREMALGAYAHQDLPFEQLVEELQPQRDLSHTPLFQVMFALQNAPMSALELPGLTLTPLESDSGAAKFDLTLYMTERAQGLVATLEYNTDLFKLSTVSRMAEHLQSLLRGIVANPQQRLSDLPLLTQGEKALLVQWNDMQVEYPQHQCIHQLFEAQVEHTPDAVAVVFEDEQLTYCELSARANQLAHYLRSLGVRPEVLVGICVERSLLMLIGLLGILKADGAYVPLDPAYPHERLAFVLQDAQVSVLLTQQHLIENLPQHQTRVVCLDTDWESIAQQSSQNPMSECTTDNLAYIIYTSGSTGQPKGVLVNHSNVVRLLTGTESWYNFSQQDVWTLFHSIAFDFSVWEIWGALLYGGQLVVVPYWLSRSPEDFYKLLLTQQITILNQTPSAFRQLMQVEESLVNTYNFSLRKVIFGGEALQIESLKSWFEHHGDQSPQLVNMYGITETTVHVTYRPLTIADSEVASGSLIGHPIPDLQVYLLDSYGQPVPIGVPGEMYIGGAGVVRGYLNRPELTPERFIPNSFSNKPNARLYKSGDLARYLANGDIEYLGRIDNQVKVRGFRIELGEIEALLSQHPAVRETVVVVRSEEADSQRLVAYIVPYSEQTLTIAELRRLLESKVPNYMVPAAFVMLEALPLITNGKVDRKALPAPEVTQLLSESNFVTPSTPIEQMLAGIWAQILGLEQVGIDDNFFELGGHSLLATRVMSQVRQVFQIDMPLRRLFEEPTIARIAREIEKATKEGLEVGTTTIERISRSQELPLSFAQQRLWLLAQLEPNSPFYNIPAAVRLRGQLNLRALQQSFNEILRRHEALRTNFHTLQGQPVAVISSTKPLLLPVLDLSELPSSQKQASVRQLTYFEAQQPFDLNSDLLLRVKLLRLGEQEHIVLLTMHHIASDGWSIGVLVREMTALYEAFCAAKPSPLPELPIQYADFAVWQRQRLQGEALEVQLAYWKKQLGSNLPILQLPTTRPRTEVKTNKGATQSFIIPSNLSQGLQVLSRQESVTLFMTLLAGFQILLQRYTNQDDIVVGTDVANRNRAEVEPLIGFFVNLLVLRTDLSANPTFGELLKRVREVTLGAYAYQDLPFDQLVKALQPERNLSNTPPLFQVLFVLQNAPMPPLELPDMTLSILEVENEIAKFDIALFLTETEQGILGKWQYNCDLFDATTITCMTDNFQTLLNSIVSQPDARIGNLEMLTDGEREQQALRKRERKAFKREKFISVAPKAVSQSQQSLIKTDYLQPGHTFPLVIQPNTDEINFVAWAKNNRGFIETELLKHGAILFRGFNVDSVSEFESIAQAICPDLFGEYGDLPRAGESGKVYGSTPYPPDKAILFHNESSHLHQFPLKIWFFCVQPAEQGGETPIVDCRQAYQLLNSNLRERFAEKQLMYTRHYTDGLDVSWQDFFRTNDKSILENYCRQAEIDFEWYDNNSLVTRQIRPAVAIHPNTGDKVFFNQIQLHHIAYLDAEVRESLLSLFGDKKLPRNVFYGDGTPIEDEVIAEINEVSQQSKTSFPWQQGDILMLDNMLAAHGRYPYEGQRKIVVAMGEMIQSQDITLHGR